A stretch of Thermoanaerobacterium sp. PSU-2 DNA encodes these proteins:
- a CDS encoding glycosidase: protein MIKLKRLSDKPILEPVTEHEWERKAVFNCSAIYDNGLFHLIYRATDLGPHKKYGKYISRLGYAVSKDGINFMRLDKPVLSNDVEQELRGCEDPRIVKIDDTYYMMYTGFGDRTDDDYRICLATSKNLINWERKGVVLDEPNKDAALFPEKINGNYVMFHRRYPDIWIAYSSDLKTWFGHKSIIKPIKGTWESSRVGVAGPPIRTKDGWFLIYHAADDDNVYRLGAALLDINDPSVVLARQKEPILEPELEWEKNGFISNVVFSCGNAVRGDDIFVYYGGADTVIGVAYINMNDIKFD, encoded by the coding sequence TTGATAAAGCTAAAAAGGCTAAGCGACAAACCAATTTTAGAACCAGTGACAGAGCATGAATGGGAGAGAAAAGCTGTATTTAACTGTTCTGCCATATACGACAATGGATTGTTTCACCTTATTTACAGAGCGACGGATTTAGGACCACACAAAAAATACGGCAAATATATATCAAGGTTAGGCTACGCTGTAAGCAAAGATGGAATCAACTTTATGAGGCTTGATAAACCTGTTTTAAGCAATGACGTAGAGCAAGAGCTAAGGGGATGCGAAGACCCAAGGATAGTCAAGATTGATGACACGTACTACATGATGTATACAGGCTTTGGAGATAGGACAGATGATGACTACAGAATATGCCTTGCGACTTCAAAAAATTTAATAAATTGGGAGAGAAAAGGTGTCGTATTAGATGAGCCAAACAAAGATGCTGCACTTTTCCCGGAAAAGATAAATGGCAATTATGTGATGTTTCACAGAAGGTATCCGGACATATGGATAGCATACTCCAGCGATTTGAAGACATGGTTCGGACATAAATCAATAATAAAACCTATAAAAGGAACTTGGGAAAGTTCAAGGGTAGGTGTGGCTGGACCACCTATTAGGACAAAAGATGGATGGTTTCTCATTTACCACGCTGCAGATGACGACAATGTTTACAGATTAGGGGCAGCACTTCTCGATATAAATGATCCATCGGTAGTCTTAGCGAGGCAAAAGGAGCCGATTTTGGAGCCAGAGCTTGAATGGGAAAAGAACGGCTTTATATCAAATGTAGTTTTTAGTTGTGGCAATGCGGTAAGAGGCGACGATATATTTGTCTATTACGGTGGCGCAGATACCGTAATAGGTGTAGCGTATATAAACATGAATGACATAAAATTTGATTAG
- a CDS encoding glycosidase: protein MFRLRRLTDKPILSPLKEHEWEREAVFNAAAIYEDHKFHIFYRASNNGFVLNTEKPEEKHKFVSSIGYAVSNDGINFERFDKPIIVGETEQEAWGVEDPRVTKIDDKYYMLYTGFGGKSWDNFRICMATSYDLKYWEGHRVVLDEPNKDAALLPEKINGKYVMFHRREPDIWIAYSDDLINWTDHKIIMKPIEDTWESRKIGIAGPPIKRDDGWLLIYHGVDKNNVYRLGAALLDLKDPSKVVARQKEPILEPELDWEREGLVPNVVFSCGAVEANGMYYVYYGGADTHIGVAVVEKNKISF from the coding sequence ATGTTTAGGCTAAGGAGGCTTACAGACAAACCAATATTGTCGCCTTTAAAAGAACACGAATGGGAAAGAGAAGCTGTGTTTAATGCCGCAGCAATATATGAAGATCATAAGTTTCACATTTTTTATAGAGCTTCTAACAATGGATTCGTATTAAACACAGAGAAGCCAGAAGAAAAGCATAAATTTGTGTCATCAATAGGCTATGCGGTAAGCAATGATGGCATCAATTTTGAGAGATTTGACAAACCTATTATAGTGGGTGAGACAGAGCAGGAAGCATGGGGTGTTGAAGATCCCAGAGTGACAAAAATTGATGATAAATATTACATGCTTTATACAGGTTTTGGCGGAAAAAGTTGGGACAATTTCAGGATATGCATGGCTACATCTTATGACTTAAAATACTGGGAAGGACATAGAGTAGTTCTTGACGAACCAAACAAAGATGCAGCACTTTTGCCTGAAAAGATAAACGGGAAGTATGTCATGTTTCACAGAAGAGAACCCGATATTTGGATAGCATATTCAGATGATTTGATAAACTGGACTGATCATAAGATAATAATGAAACCTATTGAAGACACATGGGAATCTAGGAAGATTGGCATAGCAGGGCCTCCTATAAAAAGAGATGATGGATGGCTTCTTATCTACCATGGAGTCGACAAAAACAATGTGTACAGGTTAGGTGCGGCACTTTTAGATTTAAAAGATCCCTCAAAAGTTGTAGCAAGGCAGAAAGAGCCTATTTTGGAGCCTGAACTTGATTGGGAAAGAGAGGGTCTTGTACCGAATGTAGTTTTTAGCTGTGGTGCAGTTGAAGCAAATGGAATGTACTACGTTTATTACGGTGGTGCAGATACACACATAGGTGTCGCAGTAGTGGAAAAAAATAAAATATCATTTTAA
- a CDS encoding beta-galactosidase trimerization domain-containing protein, producing MTDYFHKFIIGANYWPRNYGVDMWKKWNKEEIKNEFMEAKSLGLDVMRINLLWEDFQPQPDIISEDAIKKFDELIEICHDVDIKIVPTFFVGHMSGENFDVNWRNGKSIYNDSFMLRHEVKLVGFFAEKYKNEDAILFWDLSNEPDNYVKTESRHDAWLWNYILSNEIKKYDKNHLVTLGIHQASLLSDNKFYPEDLREGNDFLCMHAYPIYTDTCIDPVNSIRSTYIAPFASKLTKALGGKDVLFEEFGATTLMMSEEIEGKYYKTVLYSLFANESLGAIAWCFGDFTVGNKLPYNTTPFETHFGITAFDGRPKPSGLQIKAFSEFINKIEYDELIPKSCDAAIIVPDKYYNALFVGDDYTPERNFRILLNSFILAKEAGLDVEMVKASDIDFNRYKMLILPSAYRKGHLTHDQWMRIVDYVKSGGTLYASYDGIAVERFDEVFGIETQYSMVPKDNTASIYIEDRKIKLNYSTLKFNKHLIAKPTTCSVIGYDNERNPAVVINKFGKGNAVFVTYPIELYLSYMPDVYKDDKTYEIYKLAKEISNINPKIEAGSPFVEVKEFKYKGKELVIFINHEDVDVKIDANISGRVKDIISNKEFDLENFVIKADEAVAFLM from the coding sequence ATGACGGACTATTTTCACAAATTCATAATAGGTGCTAATTACTGGCCAAGAAATTATGGCGTTGACATGTGGAAGAAATGGAATAAGGAAGAAATCAAAAATGAGTTTATGGAGGCTAAATCATTAGGACTTGATGTAATGAGGATAAATCTCTTGTGGGAAGATTTTCAGCCACAGCCTGATATCATATCGGAAGACGCGATTAAGAAATTTGATGAACTTATTGAAATATGCCATGATGTGGATATTAAAATTGTCCCTACGTTTTTCGTAGGACACATGAGCGGAGAAAATTTCGATGTAAATTGGAGAAATGGCAAAAGCATATACAATGACTCTTTCATGTTAAGGCATGAGGTAAAACTCGTCGGCTTTTTTGCAGAAAAATACAAAAATGAAGATGCAATTTTATTCTGGGATCTTTCCAACGAGCCTGACAACTATGTTAAAACAGAGTCAAGACACGATGCATGGCTGTGGAATTATATACTGTCTAATGAGATAAAAAAATACGACAAAAATCATCTAGTGACATTGGGAATTCATCAGGCGTCCCTTCTTTCAGACAATAAATTTTACCCAGAGGATTTAAGAGAAGGCAATGATTTTTTATGTATGCATGCGTATCCTATTTACACAGATACATGTATTGACCCTGTGAATTCCATAAGAAGCACCTACATTGCGCCATTTGCATCGAAGCTTACTAAAGCTCTGGGTGGTAAAGATGTTTTGTTTGAGGAATTTGGCGCTACCACACTTATGATGTCGGAAGAAATCGAAGGTAAATACTACAAAACGGTTTTGTACAGCCTATTTGCAAATGAATCATTAGGCGCAATAGCATGGTGCTTTGGAGATTTTACAGTTGGAAACAAATTGCCCTACAACACAACACCTTTTGAAACGCACTTTGGCATAACTGCATTTGATGGCAGGCCAAAGCCATCAGGACTTCAAATAAAAGCTTTTTCAGAATTTATAAATAAAATTGAATACGATGAATTAATCCCCAAAAGTTGTGATGCAGCCATAATTGTTCCTGATAAGTATTATAATGCATTGTTTGTTGGCGATGATTACACACCGGAAAGAAATTTCAGAATACTTTTAAATAGCTTTATACTTGCAAAAGAAGCTGGCTTAGATGTAGAGATGGTAAAAGCTTCTGATATAGATTTTAATAGATACAAGATGCTGATACTTCCATCGGCATATAGGAAGGGACATTTAACACACGATCAGTGGATGAGGATAGTTGATTATGTAAAAAGCGGTGGTACATTATACGCATCTTATGATGGGATTGCCGTTGAGAGATTTGACGAAGTTTTTGGCATTGAAACACAGTATTCAATGGTGCCGAAGGATAATACCGCTTCAATTTATATAGAAGACAGAAAGATTAAGTTAAATTACAGCACACTTAAATTTAATAAGCATTTAATCGCAAAACCTACGACATGTAGTGTGATTGGATACGACAATGAAAGGAATCCCGCAGTAGTCATAAATAAATTCGGTAAAGGCAATGCAGTCTTTGTAACGTACCCTATCGAACTTTATTTAAGCTACATGCCGGACGTATATAAAGACGATAAAACTTATGAAATATACAAATTGGCAAAAGAAATATCAAATATAAATCCGAAGATAGAAGCGGGATCGCCATTCGTAGAGGTCAAAGAATTTAAGTACAAAGGTAAAGAACTTGTAATATTTATTAATCATGAAGATGTTGATGTGAAGATTGATGCGAACATTTCTGGAAGAGTGAAAGATATAATAAGCAATAAAGAATTTGATTTGGAAAATTTCGTGATAAAAGCCGATGAAGCAGTTGCATTTTTGATGTAG
- a CDS encoding carbohydrate ABC transporter permease, producing the protein MVGSKKKKFKIALLYIVATIILILMMYPYIYMILNSLAPWNQVDRKIIPTDLTLKSYIWLLLGGSDVTPRPWLKAFGNSVIVTISSTLLMMVTALLVAYALSKLVFKGSKTINNIIMFQMFYPSIILLIPTFLIVRKLGLYDTYLGMIIPKSVSLWAIFMYTNFFKAIPNEIIEAAKIDGASELKILFRIVLPMSKSITTIIFLFLFMERWVELLWDMLVVHNQNLLTLNVMLAQMFGPYGAYPGPMYAASVILTLPILVLFIIFSKNFKEGIQFVLK; encoded by the coding sequence ATGGTTGGGAGTAAAAAAAAGAAATTTAAAATTGCATTGTTGTATATAGTTGCGACTATTATATTAATTTTGATGATGTATCCATATATATACATGATATTAAATTCACTTGCACCATGGAATCAAGTTGATAGGAAAATAATACCTACAGATTTGACGCTTAAATCCTATATATGGCTTTTACTTGGAGGAAGTGATGTAACCCCGCGTCCGTGGCTTAAAGCCTTTGGCAATAGTGTAATTGTAACAATCTCATCAACGTTATTGATGATGGTTACAGCGTTATTAGTAGCTTATGCATTGTCTAAACTGGTTTTTAAAGGCAGCAAGACAATAAACAATATTATTATGTTTCAGATGTTTTATCCATCTATTATTCTTTTAATACCCACGTTTTTAATTGTAAGAAAACTTGGATTGTATGACACTTATTTAGGAATGATCATTCCAAAATCTGTTAGCTTGTGGGCAATATTTATGTATACAAATTTTTTTAAAGCGATACCAAATGAGATAATTGAAGCTGCTAAGATAGATGGTGCAAGCGAACTTAAAATACTTTTTAGAATTGTTTTACCAATGTCGAAATCTATAACTACAATTATCTTTTTATTTTTATTTATGGAAAGATGGGTTGAACTATTGTGGGATATGCTTGTTGTCCATAATCAAAATTTATTAACTCTCAATGTTATGTTAGCGCAGATGTTTGGGCCTTATGGTGCATATCCTGGTCCGATGTATGCAGCATCTGTAATTTTGACATTACCGATACTCGTGCTATTTATAATATTCAGCAAAAATTTTAAAGAAGGAATTCAGTTTGTTCTTAAATAA
- a CDS encoding sugar ABC transporter permease, whose protein sequence is MKRNHENLGWLFASPYLLYSLIFFLIPLLWALFLAFTNWNLISPSYEKIGFSNFIQALNSPSVKAAFVVTYKFMVLFVPIVLIGSLVISLIINSLPRFKSLFSIGYFLPYLASGVATSIVVKGILSYNSALNIWLRNTWNLNIDWLGSQILAPLIIAIMIAWKFIGYYSLILTSGLESIPGEVYEAAALDGATSLVRFFKITLPLLYPAMFTVTILAVGLVFGIFTEPYVLTGGGPNLATNTWQIEIYNQAFSRLNAGYGSAIAIIDSVVTFVTILAIRKLLEVWGKNYGWE, encoded by the coding sequence ATGAAAAGAAATCATGAAAATTTGGGTTGGCTTTTCGCCAGCCCATACCTCTTGTACAGTTTAATTTTCTTTTTGATACCACTTTTATGGGCGCTGTTTCTTGCATTTACGAATTGGAATTTAATTTCACCAAGCTATGAAAAAATAGGGTTTTCTAATTTTATACAAGCTTTAAATAGCCCTAGTGTAAAAGCTGCTTTCGTTGTCACTTATAAATTTATGGTATTGTTTGTACCTATTGTTTTAATTGGCTCTCTTGTTATATCATTAATCATAAACAGTTTACCTAGATTTAAGAGTTTATTTTCAATAGGTTATTTTCTCCCATATCTTGCTTCTGGTGTTGCAACTTCGATAGTAGTAAAAGGCATTTTATCATATAATAGTGCTTTAAATATATGGCTTAGAAATACATGGAACTTAAATATAGACTGGCTTGGTTCACAAATACTTGCACCTTTAATCATTGCTATCATGATTGCGTGGAAATTTATTGGATATTATTCTCTTATTTTGACATCTGGGTTAGAAAGTATACCAGGTGAAGTATACGAAGCTGCCGCATTAGATGGTGCTACATCATTGGTAAGATTTTTTAAGATTACGCTTCCTCTTTTATATCCGGCGATGTTTACAGTAACGATACTTGCAGTTGGACTTGTATTTGGTATATTTACGGAGCCTTATGTATTAACAGGTGGGGGCCCTAACCTTGCTACAAATACATGGCAAATAGAAATATATAATCAAGCATTCAGTAGATTGAATGCCGGGTATGGTTCAGCGATTGCTATAATTGATTCTGTGGTAACATTTGTGACTATATTAGCAATACGAAAATTATTAGAAGTTTGGGGGAAAAATTATGGTTGGGAGTAA
- a CDS encoding ABC transporter substrate-binding protein, whose product MKKLAKTIISVLLVATLLSGCGSGNSTKNKSESSQSTNNKIITIDFWAAPNPPQQTFWKQMAEEFSKVNPDIKVNVSPMPESPTSEAGIQAALAGGNAPTISENISRGFAAQLVDSKALVPLDSMNGWNDIIKSRNMTNTISGWKFADGHQYVLPIYSNAMLFAWRIDILKQLGYNEPPKTYSQVIELGKKLREKYPNKYLWANPDLIDSTWWKRWFDFFMLYDAASNGNKFIEGSNLVADDKAGVATLKFLEDMTKSKLILTQKATDPFETGLSVWTTIGPWTFSTWKDKYPELKLNETYVLTLPPVPDGMSTDNVKTFADTKGLVIYAQASPEKQKAAMEFIKWVYSKPENDMRWFEITNLPPARDDVNTNEQFKEYLKDHPELQLYAASIPNAIPPIDNAKFNDIQTLIGQKAVNPIVSGQIDAQRAWNDMKTAIQGVLK is encoded by the coding sequence ATGAAAAAATTAGCAAAAACTATCATTTCTGTGCTTCTTGTAGCTACATTGTTGAGTGGATGCGGAAGTGGAAATAGCACAAAAAATAAAAGTGAGTCGTCCCAATCAACAAACAATAAAATTATCACAATAGATTTTTGGGCTGCTCCAAATCCACCACAACAAACTTTTTGGAAGCAGATGGCAGAAGAATTTTCGAAAGTCAATCCTGATATCAAGGTAAATGTAAGTCCAATGCCCGAATCTCCAACATCTGAAGCGGGGATTCAAGCAGCTTTGGCGGGTGGTAATGCTCCTACGATTTCTGAAAACATTTCACGTGGATTTGCGGCACAACTTGTAGATAGCAAAGCGTTAGTACCGTTGGATTCTATGAATGGTTGGAATGACATTATTAAGAGCAGAAACATGACCAATACAATATCAGGATGGAAATTTGCTGATGGTCATCAATATGTTTTGCCTATATATTCGAATGCGATGCTTTTCGCCTGGAGGATAGATATTTTAAAACAACTTGGCTATAATGAACCTCCAAAAACTTATAGTCAAGTTATTGAACTTGGAAAGAAATTGAGAGAAAAATATCCAAATAAGTATTTGTGGGCAAATCCGGATTTAATTGATTCTACTTGGTGGAAGAGATGGTTTGATTTCTTTATGTTATATGATGCGGCATCAAACGGCAATAAATTCATAGAAGGTAGTAACTTAGTTGCTGATGATAAAGCTGGTGTGGCAACATTAAAATTCCTCGAGGATATGACAAAAAGTAAGCTTATATTAACGCAAAAAGCTACAGATCCTTTTGAAACAGGATTAAGTGTTTGGACAACAATTGGGCCATGGACATTTAGCACATGGAAAGATAAGTATCCAGAACTTAAGTTAAATGAAACTTATGTACTGACATTGCCTCCGGTGCCGGATGGAATGAGTACCGACAATGTAAAGACATTTGCTGACACAAAGGGGCTTGTAATATATGCACAAGCAAGTCCTGAAAAACAAAAGGCAGCAATGGAATTTATAAAATGGGTATATTCAAAGCCTGAGAACGATATGAGATGGTTTGAGATTACAAATCTTCCACCAGCAAGAGATGATGTTAATACAAACGAACAATTTAAGGAATACCTTAAAGATCATCCAGAGCTTCAACTATATGCAGCATCAATACCAAATGCAATTCCTCCAATTGATAATGCGAAATTTAATGATATTCAAACATTAATTGGACAGAAAGCTGTAAATCCGATTGTTTCAGGACAGATAGATGCACAAAGGGCATGGAACGATATGAAAACAGCTATTCAGGGGGTTCTTAAATGA
- a CDS encoding LacI family DNA-binding transcriptional regulator, translating to MPAIKKKKVTMKDIAQKLNISVNAVSIALNDKVGVSEDTKNLILKTADEMGYFDENPSFIIKNHFKNICLLIEERNFRDTHFYTKVILGIENEARKNNFDILVNFMNKDDFQIPKSVESRKVSGILVVGTIKDQHLRMLLDYGIPIVQVDHSSFLINTDAVLTQNIPGSYMATKYLIEKGHTQIGFFGEIDFSLSFKERWLGFNEAMRTSGLNIDPILNVNPGYCVIGSVEKYVLSKNYKEVANIISKMDKLPTAWVCSNDSAAITLYNALNILGLKVPDDISVVGFDDIDICKIVNPPLTTVRVNKELMGVKAVQKLLWRMNNIKEPYDHIRMEVKLIERGSVKEIR from the coding sequence TTGCCGGCAATCAAGAAGAAAAAGGTTACAATGAAAGATATAGCACAAAAATTGAATATATCTGTAAATGCGGTATCGATAGCGCTAAACGATAAAGTTGGAGTAAGCGAAGATACAAAAAACCTGATTTTAAAAACAGCCGATGAAATGGGCTATTTTGACGAAAATCCGTCCTTCATCATCAAAAATCATTTTAAAAATATTTGTCTCTTGATAGAGGAGCGAAATTTTCGCGATACTCATTTTTACACAAAGGTAATACTTGGAATAGAAAATGAGGCTAGAAAAAACAATTTTGACATCTTGGTAAACTTTATGAATAAAGATGATTTTCAGATTCCTAAAAGTGTTGAAAGCAGAAAAGTTTCAGGAATATTAGTTGTAGGAACGATAAAAGATCAACACTTAAGGATGCTTTTAGATTATGGAATACCAATAGTACAAGTCGATCATTCATCATTTTTGATAAATACAGATGCAGTTTTGACTCAGAATATACCTGGCTCTTATATGGCGACAAAATATCTCATTGAAAAAGGGCATACGCAGATAGGATTTTTTGGAGAGATAGACTTTTCTCTAAGTTTCAAGGAGAGATGGCTTGGATTTAATGAAGCCATGAGAACATCAGGGCTTAATATTGACCCTATATTAAATGTAAATCCAGGGTACTGTGTAATCGGCAGCGTTGAAAAGTACGTTTTAAGCAAAAACTACAAAGAAGTGGCAAATATTATATCAAAGATGGATAAGCTACCGACTGCATGGGTATGCTCAAACGACAGTGCAGCTATAACATTGTATAATGCATTAAACATTTTAGGATTGAAAGTGCCTGATGACATTTCAGTTGTGGGTTTTGATGACATCGATATATGCAAGATTGTCAATCCTCCATTGACTACGGTTCGTGTAAACAAGGAGCTAATGGGCGTCAAGGCAGTTCAAAAACTTTTGTGGAGGATGAATAATATTAAAGAACCGTATGACCATATAAGAATGGAAGTTAAATTAATCGAGAGAGGATCTGTAAAAGAAATAAGATAA